One Rosa chinensis cultivar Old Blush chromosome 5, RchiOBHm-V2, whole genome shotgun sequence genomic region harbors:
- the LOC112201989 gene encoding beta-xylosidase/alpha-L-arabinofuranosidase 1, translating to MATIVSLLVYFSIASSFFVSSNAGRKLLNSTSVSTNGATNFTIVCDPSRYSNIGLNISDFAFCDSALPYDARVKDLVDRMTLAEKVQQLGNKAAGVPRLGLPKYEWWSEALHGVSNVGPGTYFDDVVPGATSFPPVILTAASFNESLWKEIGQVVSTEARAMYNLGKGGLTYWSPNINVVRDPRWGRATETPGEDPYVVGAYAINYVRGLQDVKGTENFADLNSRPLKVSSCCKHYAAYDVDNWLGVDRYHFDAQVTEQDMSETFLKPFEMCVKDGDVSSVMCSYNRINGIPACADTKLLKDTIRGEWDLHGYIVSDCDSLEVMVNGHKWLGDTGVEASAQALKAGMDLDCGVYYPNFTESAVKQGKVKVKEIDNSLKQLYVVLMRLGFFDGNPIYNSLGKKDVCSQEHIELAREAAKEGIVLLKNANETLPVNSYKIKKLAVVGPHANATTAMIGNYAGIPCKFISPLDAFSKYGEVKYEVGCDVKCPNESLIFPAMQAAKEADVTIIFAGLDLSVEAESLDRTDLLLPGYQTQFINQVAQVSKGPVILVILSAGGVDINFAKNNDNIKAILWAGYPGEQGGRAIADVVFGHYNPGGRLPLTWYPADYVDMLPLTSMPLRPIDSLGYPGRTYKFYNGSTVYPFGYGLSYTKFNYTILSAKRSVDIKLEKTQHCRDLEYKQGEKKPACPSVLIDDLDCQYDFEFEVEVRNVGGRDGGEVILVYSKPPSGIASTHAKQVIGFQRVFVEAGKTEKVKFVFNVYKSLGIIDYTAYNLLPSGSHTISLGDDLVTFPLQVNLV from the exons ATGGCTACCATTGTCAGTTTGCTCGTTTATTTTTCCATTGCCTCTTCTTTCTTCGTTTCTTCTAATGCTGGAAGAAAACTTCTCAACTCTACAAGTGTTTCCACCAATGGAGCCACTAACTTTACCATTGTGTGTGATCCGTCAAGGTACTCCAACATCGGCCTGAACATATCTGACTTTGCCTTCTGCGACTCAGCCTTGCCGTACGATGCTAGGGTCAAAGACTTGGTGGATAGGATGACCTTGGCAGAGAAAGTGCAGCAGCTCGGAAACAAAGCAGCTGGGGTGCCTAGACTAGGCTTGCCCAAGTACGAGTGGTGGTCTGAGGCACTCCACGGTGTATCCAATGTCGGTCCGGGTACGTACTTTGATGATGTTGTTCCCGGTGCAACAAGCTTCCCCCCTGTCATTCTCACCGCCGCGTCATTCAACGAGTCCTTGTGGAAGGAGATTGGCCAG gTTGTTTCAACAGAAGCAAGAGCCATGTACAACCTAGGAAAGGGTGGATTGACATATTGGAGTCCCAATATAAATGTAGTGAGGGATCCAAGGTGGGGAAGAGCCACAGAGACGCCCGGTGAAGACCCTTATGTTGTTGGAGCTTATGCTATAAACTATGTCCGAGGCTTGCAAGATGTTAAGGGTACAGAGAATTTTGCAGACTTGAACTCTAGGCCTCTTAAGGTCTCCTCTTGCTGCAAGCACTATGCTGCCTATGATGTTGATAACTGGCTTGGTGTGGATCGTTACCATTTTGATGCCCAG GTTACGGAGCAAGATATGTCAGAGACTTTCCTTAAACCATTTGAGATGTGTGTTAAAGATGGTGATGTTAGTAGTGTAATGTGCTCCTACAACAGGATTAATGGAATACCAGCTTGTGCTGATACAAAGCTCTTGAAAGATACCATTAGAGGAGAATGGGACCTTCATGG aTACATTGTCTCAGATTGTGACTCTCTAGAAGTAATGGTGAATGGCCATAAATGGCTTGGTGACACTGGAGTGGAAGCTTCTGCACAAGCATTAAAAGCAG GGATGGATTTGGACTGTGGAGTCTACTACCCTAATTTCACCGAGTCTGCTGTGAAACAAGGGAAGGTGAAGGTTAAAGAAATAGACAATTCTTTGAAGCAGCTTTATGTGGTACTTATGAGGCTAGGCTTTTTTGATGGAAACCCTATTTACAACTCACTTGGCAAGAAAGATGTGTGCTCCCAAGAACACATTGAATTGGCAAGAGAAGCAGCCAAAGAAGGAATTGTTTTACTAAAAAATGCCAATGAAACTTTGCCTGTCAACTCTTACAAGATCAAGAAATTGGCCGTGGTCGGGCCTCATGCCAATGCTACTACAGCTATGATTGGAAATTATGCAG GTATTCCTTGCAAGTTCATCTCACCTCTTGATGCTTTTTCGAAATATGGAGAAGTGAAGTATGAAGTGGGATGTGATGTTAAGTGTCCAAATGAGAGCCTGATATTCCCAGCCATGCAAGCTGCAAAGGAAGCTGATGTGACAATAATTTTTGCTGGATTAGACTTATCAGTTGAGGCTGAGAGCTTGGACAGGACTGATCTTCTTCTCCCGGGGTATCAAACCCAATTCATCAACCAAGTTGCTCAAGTGTCAAAAGGTCCGGTAATTCTTGTGATATTGTCTGCAGGGGGTGTTGATATCAACTTTGCCAAGAACAATGATAACATCAAAGCCATTTTGTGGGCTGGATACCCTGGTGAGCAAGGTGGCCGTGCCATTGCAGATGTTGTTTTTGGACATTACAATCCGG GTGGAAGATTACCTCTTACATGGTACCCAGCTGATTATGTGGATATGCTACCCTTAACCTCCATGCCATTGAGGCCAATTGATAGCTTAGGATATCCTGGTCGTACATACAAGTTCTACAATGGATCCACAGTTTACCCATTTGGATATGGTCTTAGCTACACCAAATTCAACTACACTATACTATCTGCAAAGAGATCTGTAGACATTAAGTTGGAGAAGACCCAACACTGCCGTGACTTGGAGTACAAACAAGGGGAAAAGAAACCAGCTTGCCCTTCAGTCCTCATTGATGACTTGGACTGCCAATATGATTTCGAGTTTGAGGTTGAAGTACGAAATGTGGGTGGAAGGGATGGAGGTGAAGTCATTTTAGTTTACTCTAAACCCCCAAGTGGCATTGCCTCTACACATGCTAAGCAGGTTATTGGGTTTCAGAGGGTGTTTGTTGAGGCTGGCAAGACTGAGAAAGTCAAATTTGTCTTCAATGTTTACAAGAGCTTGGGAATTATTGATTATACAGCTTATAATCTTTTACCATCAGGCAGCCACACCATTTCGCTCGGAGACGATCTGGTTACATTCCCTCTCCAAGTTAACCTTGTGTAG
- the LOC112165669 gene encoding transcription factor bHLH144: MQSDQAFDPNKAARPFANQVGNNYMHMPVASPFGTVLPHDAMHYKPFHGVEFQTSDICPKNFIIFDQTDHRSQIMFNPAIAHKISGPAFDICAAYMQDNLGLIEGNNENRETSSSLKEDSDDIDALLSLEDEEEQEEYDEEEVSTARTHGNYGSSYSDSCSSYGLKTRNEGQNFSLEKTSGIGSSSSSSCNSERKRKKMKKMVRALRGIVPGGNEMNTVAVIDEAVQYLKSLKVEMQKLGVGNLNN, from the coding sequence ATGCAGAGTGACCAAGCATTTGACCCAAACAAGGCAGCACGGCCCTTTGCAAATCAAGTGGGTAATAACTACATGCATATGCCTGTGGCATCTCCTTTTGGTACTGTTTTACCTCACGATGCAATGCACTACAAACCCTTCCATGGTGTTGAATTTCAAACCTCTGACATTTGCCCAAAGAATTTCATAATCTTTGACCAGACTGATCATCGCAGTCAGATTATGTTCAATCCTGCAATTGCCCACAAAATTTCTGGTCCTGCCTTTGACATCTGTGCAGCTTACATGCAAGACAATTTGGGATTGATTGAGGGAAATAATGAGAATAGAGAAACATCTTCATCTCTGAAGGAGGATTCAGATGATATTGATGCATTGTTGAGCttggaagatgaagaagagcaaGAAGAATATGATGAGGAAGAGGTCAGTACAGCACGAACTCATGGAAACTATGGGAGTTCATACTCTGATTCTTGCTCCAGTTATGGTTTGAAAACCAGGAATGAAGGGCAGAATTTTTCACTTGAAAAAACTTCTGGCATTggtagcagcagcagcagcagctgcaACAGTGAAAGAAAacgaaagaaaatgaagaagatggTGAGAGCACTAAGAGGGATTGTACCTGGTGGGAATGAAATGAACACGGTTGCTGTTATAGATGAAGCTGTTCAGTACTTGAAGTCTCTCAAAGTCGAGATGCAGAAGCTTGGAGTTGGGAATTTGAATAACTAA